The Streptococcus sp. DTU_2020_1001019_1_SI_AUS_MUR_006 sequence ACTTCTATAACAATATCTGGTGGGACTCTTATAAAGCAGGACAAACTACATCCACTTCTAAGCCACCAAGCAGGTCAACAGTTGCTAATACCAAAACATGTTTTGAAAAACATATACTACCACTTCTTGGAAACTATACGATACAGTTTCTAAATCAAAATAAGCAAGTTATCCTAAATCTAATGACATCTAAGGCTAATGAATATGCAAACTTCAAATCTTTACGTAGCTATGTGATTTCCATTTTTGACTGGGCAGAAGAACTTGAGTATATCGAAGCTAATAAAGTTGCAAAAATATTAAGAAGAATAAAGGCCACTAAAAAGATTCAACTTGCAGAGGCAAAGAGAGAGGAAGATTTATATCTAACTCATGAACAACTCCAAGAATGGTTCTCAGCATTTCAAGAAGATTTAGAGAATGATAAAATAACCCTTAAAGATTATGTCCTATTTTATCTCACTTTTTTCTTAGGCGATAGAAAATCTGAAACCTATGCTCTTCAATGGAAACATATCGATTTTTCAAAATCACAGATTCAGCTAATTCAAGCTTTAGATAGATATGGACAAGTAAAATCTACTAAGGGAAATAAGAAGACTATTTTCTCTATTTCTAATGACTTACTTCAGCTTCTTACCTCTTGGAAAGAGCAACAAAAACATGAACTAGCAAAGTTTGGCATCATCAGTAATCCAGAACAATTTGTTTTTACATATATTGACACAAGAGGAAACATCAACAAGCCTTTACATGCTGACTATCTAAACAATAAAATGAAAAGCATCAGAAAGCGACATAAAGAGCTGGCACATGCTACACCTCATAAACTGCGACATACAGGAGCAACGCTTGCTAAACAAGCAGGAATGAGCTTAGAAGCTATTTCTGAGGCTCTAACACACAGTGACACAGGAACAACACAGATTTATGTAAATACTTCTAATGTAGTTCCTATGACAGTAGGTGAATTTGCCTTACAGTCTCTAAAACAATAAGGTGAAAATAAGGTAAACTTTGAGGTGAACTTTTTCAAAAAACATAAAAAAAGCACCCATGAGGTAAACTCTTGAGTGCTTTGAAACGTTGATATAATCGTATTGATTAACGTTTTGAGAATTGTGATGCTTTACGAGCTTTCTTAAGACCTGGTTTCTTACGCTCAACTTTACGTGAGTCACGTGTAAGAAGTCCTGCGCGTTTCAATGAATCGCGGAAGTCTGGGTCTACTTGAAGAAGGGCACGAGCGATACCGTGACGGATAGCTCCTGATTGACCAGCGTATCCACCACCTACAACGTTAACGAAAACGTCGTATGAACCTACAGTTGAAGTAACTGCGAATGGTTGGTTGATGACAAGACGAAGGTCAGCGTGTGGGATGTACTCTTCAACATCTTTTTTGTTAACAGTGATTTTACCAGTTCCTGGAACAAGGCGAACGCGTGCAACAGCGTTTTTACGACGTCCAGTACCTGCATATTGTGCTTGTGACATACTTTATTGTTCCTTTCCTTAGATAAGTCCTGAAATATCAAGAACTTCTGGTTGTTGTGCAGCGTGAGTGTGCTCAGCTCCAACGAATACTTTCAATTTCATACCTTGAGCGCGGCCAAGAGTATTGTGTGGAAGCATACCTTTAACTGATTTCTCGATCAAACGTACTGCATTTTTAGAACGAAGTTCACCAGCAGAGATTGATTTCAATCCACCTGGGTGGTTTGAGTGAGTGTAGTAGATCTTATCAGATGCTTTTTTACCAGTCAATTTAACTTTTTCAGCATTGATAACGATTACGAAGTCACCTGTATCAGTGTGTGGTGTGAATGTTGGTTTGTTTTTTCCGCGAAGTACGCTAGCAACAACTGCTGAAAGGCGTCCAAGAGGTACATCAGTTGCGTCAACAACGTACCATTTGCGTTCTACTTGGCCTGGTTTAGCCATGAATGTAGTTTTGTTCATGATTTCTCCTATATGAATATCGTTTTTGTTTACAGGGCGGATGTTCCGGTCCGCAAGTTATTTGAAAGGTTCCGGGGCCTTACAAATGGGGTAAACAATACCGTCTACTATTGTATCAAAATTCTCAGATAAAAGTCAAGAGATTGGGAAAATATTTTTTTATTTCTGCCAGATTCTCAACCTTTTTTCTGCCTGTTCCTGAAGGATTGTTTGAAAAATTTTAGAGAATAAGTAAATAGCGCAAGTCAAGAATAGCGTTACCACTAGATAATTGATCAAACGACCGTGGTCTCCAACCAATGGTGGTCTTGTCAAAAATCCATAATCTCCACCTGTTACTAAATTAACCACGAAAATCAAGGCATTGAGCGAAGACGTGATCATTAGGATTCGTTTGAAATCCAGTAAACTAGCATCGTAGTCCTTCAGGAGATAAATCAAGGAATTTCCAAGAAGGGCTAAGTGTCCGAAAATAAAGGACAGGATGGCAATGTGGGGGAAGGGATAAGGATCTGGCACTGGATAAATAAAAGCTGCCAAAGGTCCAAAGGTTCCCAATACAGCAAAATACTGCTTGACTCTAGATACACCCGGGGTCAAAAGCACTACAAACATAGCCAAACGGCAATGATAAAAGGGAAGACTTTCTGTTAAAGGCATCTGATTAACCAAATACCATCCGTAGAGCAGGATTAGCTGTACCGCCTGTAAAATCTGGAAAAATCGTTGACAGACTTTTTTCTCACCATAACGGTAGGCAAGAAATACAGTCAATGCTAATAAGGTAAATAGACTTCCATACCAAAGAAGGTCAAATTGGGGTGGCTCCGTCGGCTGCGTACTAAATAAAGCATCCCAAAAATTCATGTAACTTTCCTCATTTTCATATAAGCTAATCTCTTACTGATTTTTATAGAGCCTAGCTTACATTTATTTCTTATATTTTTGTGTTCCAAAGAAGCTAGTAGCCTTAATATAAAACAAAGCTTCTAATCGACATATTGTTCCCTCTCACCCTGATAAACCTGCCATAGAATATCCATTTGTTCCTTAGTTATTCTTTTTTCAGATAAGGGAGGGAGAGCCGAAATGTCGAAAAATCCTAATTCAGCAACTTCTTGATTTTCTTGAAAGTCCCCATCCAATAGTCGACAATCAAATACAAACTTGGCATACTGCTTACTCTGCATTTGAAAGCGATTGGTATCAAAAACTGCCAATAAAGAACCTACTTCTGCAAAAAATCCTGTTTCTTCCTGGATTTCTTTCCGAATATTCTCCTTAGGAGAATAGCCAACTTCACCAAATCCTCCTGGCAAAGCCCAAGTATCCTCTCCTTGTCCTCTAACCAGGCAAATCTTCTGGTCTTGAACAATCCAAGCCCTCACATCCATCAGGGGAGTTGCATAGCTAGCTGTTGGTTTTAAGATCGCAGTCAATTCCTCTTGATTAATATCCGTGGTCTCCTGCAATACGTTCGATAAAATCTGACGTAAATCCTCATAACGTTCACGGTCAAAAGTGTCCTTTGTATAGGTCAAACCAGTATCAGTGATGGCCAACATTCTCTGTATAGCCTTGGCAAAATCAGTTGCGCTCATTTTCTAAACTTTCTACTAGCTTAGCTAGATTCATAGAGTTCGAACCTTTAAGCAGAATCTGGTCTTTAGCTCCAAGACTTTCCTTGACCTGCTTGACCATAGCTTCAAACTGGTCTTCCTCAGCTGTTTTCTTGAAGTAGTAAACATGACCGATTGGGAACATTTGACTAGCTAATTGAGCCAAGTCAGCGATGTCTTCGCCATAGAAAATAACGGTATCAAGGACATCGGGTGTAATGCTCAAAATCATCTGATTATGGAGTTGAACAGACTGGTCTCCAAGTTCTTTCATGTCCGCCAGAACCGCGATTTTCTTACCACCTTCATTAGCTGGAATAGCAGAGAAAGTTTCTAAAATCAACTTCATAGCAGTTGGATTGGCATTGTAGACATCTGATAGGATATCCGCACCGTTGGCTGCTTTTTTCCACTCGGTACGATTACGGGTCAATTCAAGATTTTGGAAGGCTTGACGGATTTGCTCTTCAGTCACTCCTTCTTGCAGGGCAACGTAAGAAGCTATCATAGCATTGGTCGCATTGTACTTACCAG is a genomic window containing:
- the xerC gene encoding tyrosine recombinase XerC, with the protein product MTSISKTKNGTYRLKVYIPIEARMPLGLVNSNYYDKRFKTRKEARQAEIDLLIKLNQIEDNEFTGLAKGDILFSDFYNNIWWDSYKAGQTTSTSKPPSRSTVANTKTCFEKHILPLLGNYTIQFLNQNKQVILNLMTSKANEYANFKSLRSYVISIFDWAEELEYIEANKVAKILRRIKATKKIQLAEAKREEDLYLTHEQLQEWFSAFQEDLENDKITLKDYVLFYLTFFLGDRKSETYALQWKHIDFSKSQIQLIQALDRYGQVKSTKGNKKTIFSISNDLLQLLTSWKEQQKHELAKFGIISNPEQFVFTYIDTRGNINKPLHADYLNNKMKSIRKRHKELAHATPHKLRHTGATLAKQAGMSLEAISEALTHSDTGTTQIYVNTSNVVPMTVGEFALQSLKQ
- the rpsI gene encoding 30S ribosomal protein S9; protein product: MSQAQYAGTGRRKNAVARVRLVPGTGKITVNKKDVEEYIPHADLRLVINQPFAVTSTVGSYDVFVNVVGGGYAGQSGAIRHGIARALLQVDPDFRDSLKRAGLLTRDSRKVERKKPGLKKARKASQFSKR
- the rplM gene encoding 50S ribosomal protein L13, with the translated sequence MNKTTFMAKPGQVERKWYVVDATDVPLGRLSAVVASVLRGKNKPTFTPHTDTGDFVIVINAEKVKLTGKKASDKIYYTHSNHPGGLKSISAGELRSKNAVRLIEKSVKGMLPHNTLGRAQGMKLKVFVGAEHTHAAQQPEVLDISGLI
- a CDS encoding TIGR02206 family membrane protein, giving the protein MNFWDALFSTQPTEPPQFDLLWYGSLFTLLALTVFLAYRYGEKKVCQRFFQILQAVQLILLYGWYLVNQMPLTESLPFYHCRLAMFVVLLTPGVSRVKQYFAVLGTFGPLAAFIYPVPDPYPFPHIAILSFIFGHLALLGNSLIYLLKDYDASLLDFKRILMITSSLNALIFVVNLVTGGDYGFLTRPPLVGDHGRLINYLVVTLFLTCAIYLFSKIFQTILQEQAEKRLRIWQK
- a CDS encoding NUDIX hydrolase, which translates into the protein MSATDFAKAIQRMLAITDTGLTYTKDTFDRERYEDLRQILSNVLQETTDINQEELTAILKPTASYATPLMDVRAWIVQDQKICLVRGQGEDTWALPGGFGEVGYSPKENIRKEIQEETGFFAEVGSLLAVFDTNRFQMQSKQYAKFVFDCRLLDGDFQENQEVAELGFFDISALPPLSEKRITKEQMDILWQVYQGEREQYVD